The Methanofervidicoccus sp. A16 genome has a segment encoding these proteins:
- a CDS encoding phenylalanine--tRNA ligase subunit alpha, whose amino-acid sequence MELHIDEKKLLKIFQDTGKEEIPVEELSKNELMGSETKVMRSALWLSGKGLVDIVERKRKYVKLTERGEKTLEEGLPERKIAEYLKEKGITSIPVKDIKDILDRSEINPALGHLKRKDIAKIEKGIVHFKSLDYRDEEEEVLKNIKTNGSIEKYSPEILEVLKKRGLIEVEEITERSIRLTEKGKEYIKEPIEIKEEISQLTREDIITGRWKECYIRPYDVEVPTEEVYPAKYHPLTRVIYEIREVLLSMGFKEVKSPIVETEFWNFDVLFEPQDHPARDMQDTFFLKYPKSGKVPEELLRKVKEVHERGTVDGRRISKGWNYRFQEEISRRTVLRTHTTVSSIRYLASLSQEEREKPHKVFCIDRVFRNEAIDYKHLPEFYQCDGIVMDKDVNFDNLIGILVEFLRKLGFDRVRVRPAYFPFTEPSLEAEVYLEGKGWLEILGAGIFRPEVLEPLGIDKPVLAWGIGLSRLAMLKLGLKDIRELHRNDLKWLKSVRYAP is encoded by the coding sequence ATGGAGTTGCACATAGACGAGAAAAAACTTCTAAAGATATTCCAAGACACTGGAAAAGAGGAGATACCTGTCGAGGAGTTATCCAAAAACGAACTTATGGGATCTGAGACAAAGGTTATGAGAAGTGCCCTATGGCTCTCAGGTAAGGGGTTAGTAGATATTGTAGAGAGGAAAAGAAAATATGTAAAACTAACAGAGAGAGGGGAAAAAACCTTAGAGGAGGGACTCCCTGAAAGGAAGATAGCAGAGTACCTTAAGGAGAAGGGCATTACATCTATCCCTGTAAAGGACATCAAAGATATCCTAGATAGATCAGAGATAAACCCTGCACTTGGACACCTAAAAAGAAAAGATATCGCCAAAATCGAGAAAGGGATTGTACACTTTAAAAGTTTAGACTATAGAGATGAGGAGGAAGAAGTACTTAAAAATATCAAAACAAATGGCAGTATAGAAAAATACTCTCCTGAGATTCTAGAGGTACTTAAAAAGAGAGGACTTATTGAGGTAGAGGAGATAACGGAGAGATCTATTAGATTGACTGAAAAAGGTAAGGAATACATAAAAGAGCCTATAGAGATTAAGGAGGAGATCTCCCAACTAACAAGGGAGGATATCATCACCGGTAGATGGAAAGAGTGCTATATCAGGCCCTACGACGTAGAAGTTCCCACAGAGGAGGTTTATCCTGCAAAGTATCATCCATTAACTAGAGTGATATATGAGATTAGGGAAGTGTTATTAAGTATGGGATTCAAGGAGGTAAAGAGTCCAATAGTGGAGACAGAGTTCTGGAACTTCGATGTACTCTTTGAACCTCAGGATCACCCTGCTCGGGATATGCAGGACACCTTCTTCTTAAAGTATCCTAAAAGTGGAAAGGTGCCTGAGGAACTTCTAAGGAAGGTTAAAGAGGTACATGAAAGAGGTACTGTAGATGGGAGGAGGATATCCAAGGGATGGAACTATAGGTTTCAGGAGGAGATATCTAGAAGAACAGTTTTAAGGACCCATACTACAGTATCCTCTATTAGATACTTGGCGTCCCTATCCCAGGAGGAGAGGGAGAAACCTCATAAGGTATTCTGTATCGATAGAGTATTTAGAAACGAGGCCATAGACTACAAACACCTACCTGAGTTCTACCAGTGTGACGGTATAGTTATGGATAAGGATGTTAATTTCGATAACCTTATTGGAATATTGGTGGAGTTTCTAAGAAAATTAGGCTTTGATCGGGTTAGAGTTAGGCCTGCATACTTCCCATTTACAGAACCATCCTTAGAGGCAGAGGTCTATCTAGAGGGCAAAGGTTGGCTCGAGATATTGGGGGCAGGTATATTTAGGCCTGAAGTCCTTGAGCCCTTAGGTATAGATAAACCTGTACTGGCCTGGGGAATTGGATTAAGTAGGTTGGCGATGCTTAAGTTGGGGTTGAAGGATATAAGGGAACTACATAGGAACGACTTGAAATGGTTGAAAAGTGTTAGGTATGCACCTTAG
- the cobM gene encoding precorrin-4 C(11)-methyltransferase, whose amino-acid sequence MTRKVIIVGAGPGDPELITLKGKKAIEEADIIVYAGSLVNREILKYNKKNAKIYNSATMDLEEIVKVMVEGVEKGLKVVRLHTGDPSIYGAIKEQIDELKKYNIDVEIIPGVTSLSAAASSLKVELTLPKVSQTVIITRPEGRTPMPERENLRELAKHGSTMAIFLGVSMIDKVVSQLIEGGYRRDTPVAVVYKASWKEEKIVRGTLEDIVPKVKEANIRKTALIIVGDVLDPKDYDYSKLYDKDFETEYRKRKL is encoded by the coding sequence ATGACAAGAAAAGTAATAATAGTAGGTGCAGGACCTGGAGATCCTGAGTTGATAACTTTAAAGGGAAAGAAAGCCATAGAGGAAGCAGATATTATCGTATATGCAGGTTCTCTTGTAAATAGGGAGATCCTAAAATACAACAAGAAAAACGCTAAGATCTACAACAGTGCAACTATGGATCTGGAGGAGATAGTTAAGGTTATGGTAGAGGGGGTGGAAAAGGGTTTAAAGGTAGTAAGACTCCACACTGGAGATCCCTCTATTTACGGTGCAATCAAGGAGCAGATAGATGAGTTAAAGAAGTACAATATAGATGTTGAGATAATACCTGGGGTAACTTCCCTATCTGCAGCGGCAAGTTCTTTGAAGGTAGAGTTAACACTTCCAAAGGTATCTCAAACTGTTATAATTACGAGACCTGAAGGAAGAACACCGATGCCTGAGAGGGAGAATTTAAGGGAGTTGGCTAAACATGGATCCACTATGGCCATATTCTTAGGAGTAAGTATGATAGATAAGGTTGTATCTCAATTGATAGAGGGAGGATATAGGAGAGATACTCCAGTTGCAGTAGTATATAAAGCCTCCTGGAAAGAGGAGAAGATCGTTAGAGGTACATTGGAGGATATTGTTCCTAAGGTTAAGGAGGCAAATATAAGAAAAACTGCATTGATAATAGTGGGTGATGTACTGGATCCAAAAGATTACGATTATTCAAAACTTTACGATAAGGACTTTGAAACGGAGTATAGAAAAAGGAAGTTATAA
- a CDS encoding GTP-binding protein, translating to MGNWKVVILGVENVGKTTIMESILDKIGKTDYKGTTVAIDYGNLVLDGKKIHIFGTPGQERFQFMRELTLAGVDFAVVVLDGSRGVIERDKEIIDTLESMGVPYLIFVNKIDIADREQLDKLLDEIREYCKSCHCIIEGSGLRGDGLDKLKEVIINICDGK from the coding sequence ATGGGAAATTGGAAAGTTGTAATTTTAGGTGTAGAGAATGTTGGAAAAACTACAATAATGGAAAGTATACTTGATAAAATAGGAAAAACAGATTATAAAGGTACTACTGTGGCCATAGATTATGGGAACTTGGTATTAGATGGAAAGAAGATCCATATTTTTGGTACTCCTGGCCAGGAACGTTTTCAGTTTATGAGGGAATTAACTCTTGCAGGTGTTGATTTCGCTGTTGTAGTATTGGATGGGAGTAGAGGGGTAATAGAAAGGGATAAAGAGATAATAGATACTTTAGAGAGTATGGGAGTACCTTATTTGATATTTGTGAATAAGATAGATATAGCAGATAGGGAACAACTCGATAAACTGTTAGATGAAATTAGAGAGTACTGTAAAAGTTGCCACTGTATAATTGAAGGTTCTGGACTTAGGGGGGATGGGTTAGATAAACTAAAAGAGGTTATAATTAACATATGTGATGGGAAATAA
- a CDS encoding H(2)-dependent methylenetetrahydromethanopterin dehydrogenase-related protein: MKVSIYGAGNQNLYINKLKLPELFGGEPPYGGSRMAIEFAEGGHDVVLAEPNRNMLSEDMWEKIEETGVKVTNDDIEAGKHGEVHILFTPFGRYTINIAKNIIPYLPRDAIILTTCTISPIALYSCLKYELRERKDIGISSMHPAAVPGTPQHDHYVIGCTSLDGKEYLTEEQLNRCIQLVESIGKKAYIEPIDVVSAVSDMGVLTTAIALAGILEYYKVGRKVIGAPKKMVEQQIVMALQTLASIVETSGIHGLLKALNVELVIKSASSMNLLEDQKGLKVALDVLNNIDEELIEKSKDIKINPTTPVASQALVKEIKGMMGERAAEGVIERSRRKLFMN, translated from the coding sequence ATGAAAGTTTCAATATACGGCGCAGGTAATCAAAACCTCTATATCAACAAACTTAAACTTCCAGAACTCTTTGGAGGGGAACCTCCATATGGTGGAAGTAGAATGGCCATAGAGTTCGCCGAAGGAGGACATGATGTTGTACTTGCAGAACCTAATAGAAACATGCTTAGCGAAGATATGTGGGAGAAGATTGAGGAGACAGGAGTAAAAGTTACTAACGACGATATAGAGGCTGGAAAGCATGGAGAGGTACATATACTATTTACACCCTTTGGACGTTATACTATAAATATTGCCAAGAATATAATACCCTATCTACCAAGGGATGCAATAATCTTAACCACCTGTACCATTTCTCCAATCGCCCTGTATTCATGCCTTAAGTATGAACTAAGAGAGAGAAAAGATATAGGTATCTCATCAATGCACCCTGCTGCAGTTCCAGGTACACCTCAACATGATCACTATGTTATAGGTTGTACCTCCTTAGATGGAAAGGAGTATTTAACAGAAGAGCAGTTGAATAGGTGTATTCAACTGGTGGAAAGTATCGGTAAAAAAGCCTATATAGAGCCTATAGATGTGGTATCTGCAGTCTCAGATATGGGAGTACTTACAACTGCTATAGCACTGGCAGGGATTTTAGAGTACTACAAGGTAGGTAGAAAAGTTATTGGTGCGCCCAAGAAGATGGTGGAACAGCAGATAGTTATGGCACTCCAGACCTTAGCCTCTATAGTGGAGACATCTGGAATTCATGGTCTTTTAAAAGCCCTCAATGTAGAGTTGGTTATAAAGAGCGCTTCCTCTATGAATCTCCTAGAAGATCAGAAGGGATTAAAGGTAGCATTAGATGTATTAAACAACATAGACGAAGAATTGATAGAAAAGTCCAAAGATATTAAAATAAACCCAACAACACCTGTGGCATCCCAGGCACTTGTAAAGGAGATAAAAGGTATGATGGGGGAGAGGGCAGCAGAGGGTGTCATCGAGAGGAGTAGGAGAAAACTCTTTATGAATTAA
- the mptA gene encoding GTP cyclohydrolase MptA — MFCDVQATEPEIKISLTRVGIINLKKLVKIHRKNKRPIILLPTFEVFVDLPSSQKGIHMSRSPEVIEEVIEKLVVKEIYGIEELCVNIVKKLFERHEYATRAEVLMYGDYVLEERSPITNKPSQGICKIIGRAYGIKDNEGNIHIKKMVGAEVVGITACPCAQNLLKEKTVQNLKKKGFSDEDIEKILDAVVVATHNQRGIGTVMIEVPEGYNVSIGKIIEIIRKSMSGEVYELLKRVDEAHVVETAHRNPKFVEDCAREMIKRIVEEFKYLPDDTQVLVRQINKESIHRHDAFAERRSTMGELRRELNIS, encoded by the coding sequence ATGTTCTGTGATGTCCAGGCTACAGAACCTGAGATCAAAATATCTCTAACAAGGGTAGGGATCATCAACTTAAAGAAACTTGTAAAGATACATAGAAAAAACAAGAGGCCTATAATACTACTTCCAACCTTTGAGGTATTTGTAGACTTGCCAAGTTCCCAGAAGGGCATACATATGTCTAGAAGTCCAGAGGTTATCGAGGAGGTTATAGAGAAGTTGGTAGTCAAGGAGATCTACGGAATAGAGGAGTTGTGTGTAAATATTGTAAAGAAACTCTTTGAGAGGCATGAATATGCAACAAGGGCAGAGGTTCTTATGTATGGAGATTACGTTCTAGAGGAGAGATCTCCCATAACTAACAAACCCTCACAAGGAATATGTAAGATCATAGGTAGGGCCTACGGAATAAAGGACAATGAGGGAAACATTCATATTAAGAAGATGGTTGGTGCAGAGGTTGTAGGTATTACAGCCTGTCCCTGTGCCCAGAATCTCCTAAAGGAGAAAACTGTCCAGAATTTGAAAAAGAAAGGATTTTCAGATGAGGATATAGAAAAGATACTAGATGCTGTAGTTGTTGCAACCCATAATCAGAGAGGTATAGGAACGGTAATGATAGAGGTTCCAGAGGGCTACAATGTAAGTATTGGGAAGATTATAGAGATTATAAGAAAGTCCATGAGTGGAGAGGTATATGAACTACTGAAGAGGGTTGATGAGGCGCATGTGGTAGAGACTGCCCATAGAAATCCAAAATTCGTTGAGGATTGTGCAAGAGAGATGATAAAGAGAATAGTAGAGGAGTTTAAATATTTGCCTGACGATACCCAGGTGTTAGTTAGACAGATTAACAAGGAGAGCATCCATAGACATGACGCCTTTGCAGAGAGGCGGTCTACTATGGGAGAGTTGAGAAGGGAATTAAATATTTCATAA
- a CDS encoding S16 family serine protease, which translates to MKKYLLFLLISIFLNIAFGDVTITVPAVSKTDYGYVGTTINIDVRVSNGSGHVFIDTLPVTEMDMQSSARIAAKVAFDVCNKNQKDYDVYYIVRSKVPIVGGPSAGGALCVATIAELNNWSINRDVMMTGMIYPDGGIGPVGGILEKLKAAKVAGARYFLIPYGERYVTLEGLSTEGGNTTIDVVEYGKKLGVKVVEVRSIYDAIYYFTNYTLVEENYTSNPILEEAYRRKMKNLADEVLKLTENSYNYVNDRLNNNLNVGLNYQMETNLKKRLKECSNDLKMAKKLYSQGYYYAATSKAFGVMINLETINTTLNYIESTDKRSYLKNYLINIQEDIENKKKIIKNKKLTKNNFEYILASKSRIYESEDLIDKAWKEYYNDNPFSAIEYASYGKWRGKSAIWWLGLSSDEGILPDGEHIDEYQLMPLAQKYLDNAEVVVLYCSMVLPETGLIEDAEEKLDKAKEYYEKGEYLLSITESIDAYVYATTYLNYNTDTDYLKERAEKRIYKVMGKYRYLPVSAMGYYEYANSFNNTFYKALYYKYSIAYAQMDIDILKEINHNYTGEGNFFILRNLSSSPGTICSVNNHGFYAVVIDIAYLFIGLFCGVLLGYFIGKNNN; encoded by the coding sequence ATGAAAAAGTATCTACTTTTTCTCTTAATATCTATCTTCCTCAATATAGCCTTTGGAGATGTAACTATAACAGTACCAGCAGTTTCTAAAACAGATTATGGATATGTAGGAACTACTATCAACATCGATGTAAGGGTATCCAATGGAAGCGGCCATGTCTTTATAGATACACTACCAGTAACTGAGATGGATATGCAGAGTTCAGCGAGAATTGCTGCAAAGGTGGCATTTGACGTATGTAATAAGAATCAGAAGGACTACGATGTGTACTATATAGTGAGATCAAAAGTTCCAATAGTTGGAGGTCCCTCGGCAGGAGGTGCCCTCTGTGTGGCCACTATTGCAGAGTTGAACAACTGGAGTATCAATAGGGACGTTATGATGACAGGGATGATATACCCAGATGGAGGTATTGGACCTGTAGGAGGAATATTGGAGAAGTTAAAGGCTGCCAAGGTGGCAGGTGCCAGGTACTTCTTAATACCTTACGGAGAGCGATACGTTACTTTAGAGGGTCTATCTACTGAAGGTGGTAATACCACTATTGATGTGGTAGAGTATGGAAAAAAATTAGGAGTAAAGGTTGTTGAGGTTAGGAGTATATACGACGCTATCTACTACTTTACAAATTACACCTTAGTTGAGGAGAACTACACTTCTAATCCTATACTTGAGGAGGCTTATAGGAGAAAGATGAAAAATCTTGCAGATGAGGTATTAAAACTTACTGAGAATAGTTATAACTATGTAAATGATAGATTGAATAACAACCTTAACGTTGGACTGAACTATCAGATGGAGACGAACCTTAAGAAGAGACTGAAAGAATGTAGTAATGATTTAAAAATGGCGAAGAAGTTATACTCTCAAGGTTATTACTATGCTGCCACCTCAAAGGCCTTTGGAGTTATGATCAATCTTGAGACTATAAACACCACCTTAAACTATATTGAGAGTACTGATAAAAGAAGTTATTTAAAGAATTACTTGATAAATATACAGGAAGATATCGAAAATAAAAAGAAAATAATTAAAAATAAAAAACTTACTAAGAATAACTTTGAGTATATTTTGGCATCTAAGAGTAGAATCTATGAAAGTGAAGATCTAATAGATAAGGCCTGGAAGGAATACTACAACGATAATCCTTTCTCTGCCATAGAGTACGCCTCCTATGGAAAATGGAGAGGAAAAAGTGCTATTTGGTGGCTGGGACTCTCATCAGATGAAGGTATTCTTCCAGATGGTGAGCACATAGATGAGTACCAACTGATGCCCCTAGCCCAGAAGTACCTCGATAACGCCGAGGTAGTAGTCCTCTACTGTTCCATGGTACTACCTGAAACTGGACTTATAGAAGATGCTGAGGAAAAGTTGGATAAGGCTAAGGAGTACTATGAAAAGGGAGAGTATCTTCTCTCCATAACAGAGAGTATAGATGCCTACGTGTATGCTACTACGTATCTTAACTACAATACAGACACAGATTATCTAAAAGAGAGAGCAGAGAAGAGAATATACAAAGTAATGGGTAAGTATAGATACCTACCAGTAAGTGCTATGGGGTACTATGAATACGCCAACTCCTTTAACAATACCTTTTATAAGGCTCTCTACTACAAATACAGCATAGCCTACGCCCAGATGGATATAGATATACTTAAGGAAATCAATCACAACTATACAGGAGAGGGAAACTTCTTTATTTTGCGAAATTTAAGTTCCTCTCCAGGGACAATTTGTTCTGTAAATAACCATGGGTTCTATGCTGTAGTTATAGATATTGCATATTTATTTATAGGTCTATTCTGTGGAGTTCTGCTAGGGTACTTTATTGGGAAAAATAACAATTAA
- a CDS encoding bifunctional NADP phosphatase/NAD kinase, with amino-acid sequence MDYDHMFHIAKKVVDSIEKGVKPLIGWERSDEVVKIGADGTPTKRIDVIAENIAINSIERHCSAVLISEEIGIKKVGDGPPEYLIVLDPIDGTYNALNNLPIYSVSIAIGEIPRRNRDIDAIKSMDIRDLELGMVKNIATGEIYYGRANKGAYILEKNEKEWKRIKVSDTKNLKDASVGVFAYGLTTNTLNFIKDRKVRRIRIFGSAALEMCYVARGALDAFINVNETTRLCDIAGGYVILRESGGVITDRDGRPLNMRLDVKERTSLICSNRTLHRKLVGIFGNKWALKPTKFGIISRIDREEALDLVVQIIDYLESKGVGYLLEEELYKTLKDKMDIDRYDCKVMEDIREISHMLSIGGDGTVLRASRLIGGNEVPIISIDMGTVGFLTEFSRDEVFKAIDMVIRGNYEIERRTKCSCVVKFREEERKDYRQKVLPDALNEVVLITKSPAKMIHFEVYINGEFVEEVRADGIIVSTPTGSTAYSLSAGGPILEPSMDAFVVVPICPFKLFSRPIVVDGNSEILIRILRKSVLAVIDGNVEETLKKGDEVVLRKSDAYAYFVKGRKFYSKLKKLGN; translated from the coding sequence ATGGATTATGATCATATGTTCCATATTGCCAAAAAAGTGGTAGATAGTATTGAAAAGGGAGTAAAACCTCTAATTGGATGGGAGAGATCTGACGAAGTGGTAAAAATTGGGGCAGATGGTACTCCAACTAAGAGAATAGACGTAATTGCTGAGAACATTGCAATAAATTCCATCGAGAGGCACTGTAGTGCAGTACTTATAAGTGAGGAGATAGGGATTAAAAAGGTGGGAGATGGACCACCAGAGTACCTTATTGTATTAGATCCTATAGACGGCACATATAACGCATTGAACAATCTTCCTATCTATTCCGTCTCTATAGCTATAGGTGAGATACCTAGGAGAAATAGAGATATTGATGCAATAAAAAGTATGGATATAAGAGATCTGGAGTTAGGAATGGTAAAGAATATTGCAACAGGAGAGATATACTACGGAAGGGCTAATAAGGGTGCTTATATCTTAGAGAAAAATGAGAAGGAATGGAAAAGAATAAAGGTATCTGATACTAAAAATTTGAAGGATGCTTCAGTAGGTGTCTTTGCCTACGGTTTAACAACTAATACACTGAATTTTATAAAGGATAGAAAGGTAAGGAGGATAAGGATATTTGGCTCTGCAGCCTTGGAGATGTGCTATGTGGCCAGAGGAGCCTTAGATGCATTTATAAATGTAAACGAAACTACACGACTATGCGATATTGCAGGGGGCTACGTTATACTTAGGGAATCTGGAGGGGTTATTACCGATAGGGATGGAAGACCCTTAAATATGAGATTGGATGTGAAGGAGAGGACATCTTTAATATGTTCAAATAGAACACTCCACAGGAAGTTAGTAGGTATATTTGGGAACAAGTGGGCACTGAAACCTACAAAGTTTGGAATAATATCTCGGATAGATAGGGAGGAAGCATTAGATCTCGTTGTTCAGATTATTGATTATTTAGAATCTAAAGGTGTAGGCTATCTCTTAGAGGAGGAACTCTATAAAACTTTAAAGGATAAGATGGATATAGATAGATACGACTGTAAGGTGATGGAGGATATTAGAGAAATATCCCATATGTTGTCCATAGGTGGCGATGGTACTGTATTAAGGGCATCGAGGCTGATAGGTGGAAACGAGGTACCTATAATCAGTATAGATATGGGTACCGTTGGTTTTCTTACAGAGTTCAGTAGGGATGAGGTATTTAAGGCTATAGATATGGTTATAAGGGGAAACTACGAGATCGAGAGGAGAACTAAATGTAGTTGTGTAGTTAAATTCAGGGAAGAGGAGAGGAAAGATTATCGTCAGAAAGTACTCCCAGATGCCTTAAATGAGGTAGTGCTGATAACGAAAAGTCCTGCAAAGATGATACACTTTGAGGTATATATAAATGGAGAGTTTGTAGAGGAGGTTAGGGCAGATGGAATTATAGTATCAACTCCAACAGGTTCAACTGCCTATTCTTTAAGTGCAGGAGGTCCTATATTAGAGCCCTCAATGGATGCCTTTGTAGTAGTACCTATATGTCCCTTTAAACTCTTTTCCCGTCCTATCGTAGTAGATGGAAACTCCGAGATTTTAATAAGGATACTGAGAAAATCTGTACTGGCAGTGATAGATGGAAATGTAGAGGAGACTTTAAAAAAGGGAGATGAGGTTGTACTTAGAAAGTCAGATGCCTACGCCTATTTTGTTAAAGGTAGGAAATTCTACAGTAAATTGAAAAAGTTGGGAAATTGA
- a CDS encoding Coenzyme F420 hydrogenase/dehydrogenase, beta subunit C-terminal domain, with protein MKSYLNLKEEVWDKNICSGCGACVSVCPVDNIYFKEESPVKFVCDECACIIVPVESVEHPVSAEFCKTTLYDVRCGACYDSCPRTEKSHIPNTKSGLGRILKKYRAKAKIEVKNAQNGGVVTAILANAFDEGLIDGALVMREDKWTLEPEPYLATSKEEVIEAAGSKYNWNVPILRTLKDAVMNKKLKRLAVVGTPCVMNAIYQIMSSNNDLLRPFKDAIRLKIGLFCFETYDYDRMIKILEERNIEPWTVRKMEIVKGELRITLINGDTVRLNLKDIEHAMRVGCKVCRDFTGITADISVGNVGTPLGFSTVLVRTPWGEGFIDRAHRNGYISIEEDVDLEVIKKLVELKRKRGINSNHQGSQ; from the coding sequence ATGAAGTCCTATTTAAATCTAAAGGAGGAAGTGTGGGATAAGAATATATGTTCAGGATGTGGGGCCTGTGTCTCAGTATGTCCTGTGGATAACATATACTTCAAGGAGGAAAGTCCTGTAAAGTTCGTATGTGATGAATGTGCCTGCATTATAGTACCTGTGGAGAGTGTAGAGCATCCAGTATCTGCAGAATTCTGTAAAACTACACTCTACGATGTAAGATGTGGAGCCTGTTACGACTCCTGTCCAAGGACGGAGAAATCTCATATTCCAAACACTAAATCTGGTTTAGGTAGGATATTAAAAAAATACAGGGCTAAGGCAAAGATAGAGGTAAAGAACGCCCAGAATGGAGGAGTAGTAACAGCAATACTTGCCAACGCCTTCGACGAAGGGTTGATAGATGGAGCACTGGTTATGAGAGAGGATAAATGGACCTTGGAACCAGAGCCCTATCTTGCCACATCAAAGGAGGAGGTTATAGAAGCTGCTGGGAGTAAGTACAACTGGAATGTCCCTATACTTAGAACCCTTAAGGATGCTGTAATGAATAAAAAACTGAAAAGATTAGCAGTGGTGGGAACTCCCTGTGTAATGAATGCAATATATCAAATAATGTCCTCAAACAACGATCTACTAAGACCATTTAAAGATGCCATAAGACTGAAGATAGGGCTCTTCTGTTTCGAGACCTACGACTACGATAGGATGATAAAGATACTTGAGGAGAGAAATATCGAACCTTGGACAGTGCGGAAGATGGAGATAGTAAAGGGAGAGTTGAGGATTACCCTTATAAATGGAGATACAGTTAGACTTAACCTAAAGGATATAGAACATGCTATGAGAGTAGGTTGTAAAGTTTGTAGGGATTTCACAGGGATCACTGCAGACATATCCGTTGGAAACGTGGGAACACCTCTTGGGTTCTCCACTGTACTTGTAAGGACACCTTGGGGTGAAGGGTTTATAGACAGGGCCCATAGAAATGGATATATCTCAATCGAGGAGGATGTAGATTTAGAGGTTATTAAGAAACTTGTGGAGTTGAAGAGGAAAAGAGGTATAAATAGCAACCATCAAGGATCCCAGTAA